One genomic region from Prionailurus bengalensis isolate Pbe53 chromosome C1, Fcat_Pben_1.1_paternal_pri, whole genome shotgun sequence encodes:
- the APH1A gene encoding gamma-secretase subunit APH-1A, whose translation MGAAVFFGCTFVAFGPAFALFLITVAGDPLRVIILVAGAFFWLVSLLLASVVWFILVHVTDRSDARLQYGLLIFGAAVSVLLQEVFRFAYYKLLKKADEGLASLSEDGRSPISIRQMAYVSGLSFGIISGVFSVINILADALGPGVVGIHGDSPYYFLTSAFLTAAIILLHTFWGVVFFDACERRRYWALGLVVGSHLLTSGLTFLNPWYEASLLPIYAVTVSMGLWAFITAGGSLRSIQRSLSCRRQEDSRVMVYSALRIPPED comes from the exons ATGGGGGCCGCAGTGTTTTTCGGATGCACTTTCGTCGCTTTCGGCCCGGCCTTTGCGCTTTTCTTGATCACTGTCGCTGGGGACCCTCTTCGCGTCATCATCCTGGTGGCGGG GGCATTTTTCTGGCTGGTCTCCCTGCTCTTGGCCTCTGTGGTCTGGTTCATCTTGGTCCATGTGACCGACAGGTCAGATGCCCGGCTCCAGTATGGCCTCCTGATTTTTGGTGCTGCGGTCTCTGTCCTTCTACAGGAGGTGTTCCGCTTTGCCTACTACAAGCTGCTTAA gaaggCAGATGAGGGGTTAGCATCGCTGAGTGAGGACGGAAGATCACCCATCTCCATCCGCCAGATGGCCTATG TTTCTGGTCTTTCCTTCGGTATCATCAGTGGTGTCTTCTCTGTTATCAATATTTTGGCTGATGCACTTGGGCCAGGTGTGGTTGGGATCCATGGAGACTCACCCTATTACTTCCTGACTTCAG CCTTTCTGACAGCAGCCATTATCCTGCTCCATACCTTTTGGGGAGTTGTGTTCTTTGATGCCTGTGAGAGGAGACGGTACTGGGCTTTGGGCCTGGTAGTCGGGAGTCACCTACTGACCTCGGGACTG ACATTCCTGAATCCCTGGTATGAGGCCAGCCTGCTGCCCATCTATGCAGTCACTGTTTCCATGGGGCTTTGGGCCTTCATCACAGCTGGAGGGTCCCTCCGAAGTATCCAGCGCAGCCTCTCGT